Proteins from a genomic interval of Nostoc sp. PCC 7120 = FACHB-418:
- a CDS encoding TrbI/VirB10 family protein — MLQLEHEASNKHISSVNSLLPIDSAEEDEVENSQFEVVEEDETEVEDPALIQTKHDFVTSPWSRLGIIGGAFGAGFLVIFVVLNGIMNGSGKNAKKPELTTTPTPTVAASEKKEGDVYAKLALAKQQEELDALNGQANTEDKEEKKETTEEQSKNQEKTRSIRQRRVVAQETPPNSRRRVYREETPEPVRPTRRVVASQPIPPLRPSAPLPKFAKQTVASNQSVAKDPIAELERLRNLGSVGRVEYMLASTTVSEPTNTTVPEVTAKTEETLRPAEQNSDRSRRRRSRRSENTETVTNTPNQIEELRPRWQPVTTNDSTPEYSNTDDKDNNQAVPVIYSFSVKEPQTISELDKEKTVESSFASNKGNNSTQQVEQVANNYLPEEAQILQETQPQYLVVGSFASATLVTPLVMPQTSNNARSQEQTNTLRFVARLDEPLYSNTGEIAIPAGTQVTIAMISVDSTSGVRAEVTAILKDGTEYPLSPGTISVLGEAGSPLIARPYDDKGSEIAKYDATLGTIAGLAKVGEIINQPDEEVTEDLPLGGTRTRSRNNNRNLGAAFLEGAFGKLGETVSKRTERATDEINRRPNVWYVPKDTKITIKVDRSIKL, encoded by the coding sequence ATGTTACAGCTAGAACATGAGGCTTCCAATAAACATATATCTTCCGTAAATAGTCTTTTACCAATCGATAGTGCAGAAGAAGATGAAGTTGAAAATTCACAATTTGAGGTGGTTGAAGAAGATGAAACTGAAGTAGAAGACCCCGCGTTAATCCAAACTAAACACGACTTTGTTACATCTCCCTGGTCAAGATTAGGAATTATTGGTGGTGCATTCGGAGCTGGGTTTCTAGTTATATTTGTTGTCCTCAACGGCATAATGAATGGGAGTGGTAAAAACGCCAAAAAACCAGAATTAACTACTACTCCAACTCCCACAGTTGCCGCATCTGAGAAAAAAGAAGGTGATGTTTATGCCAAGCTTGCTCTCGCCAAGCAACAGGAAGAACTTGATGCACTAAATGGTCAAGCTAACACAGAAGACAAAGAGGAGAAAAAGGAAACTACTGAAGAACAATCCAAAAACCAAGAGAAAACCCGTTCTATTCGACAACGAAGGGTAGTTGCTCAAGAAACTCCCCCTAATTCCAGAAGACGTGTATACCGAGAAGAAACACCCGAACCTGTTAGACCAACACGTAGAGTAGTGGCCTCACAGCCAATACCACCTCTACGTCCTAGCGCTCCTCTGCCAAAATTTGCCAAACAAACAGTTGCCAGCAACCAGAGTGTCGCCAAAGATCCAATAGCTGAACTCGAACGCCTGCGTAACCTGGGTTCGGTTGGTCGAGTTGAGTATATGCTAGCCAGTACCACTGTCAGTGAACCTACAAACACGACAGTACCAGAAGTTACAGCTAAAACTGAAGAAACATTACGCCCAGCAGAACAAAATAGCGATCGCTCTCGTCGTCGCCGTAGCCGACGCAGCGAGAATACCGAAACAGTTACCAATACCCCTAATCAAATTGAAGAACTGCGCCCGCGTTGGCAACCTGTAACCACAAACGACAGTACTCCAGAGTATAGCAATACTGATGACAAAGATAACAATCAAGCCGTGCCAGTTATTTATAGCTTCTCGGTAAAAGAACCACAAACCATCTCAGAACTTGACAAAGAAAAGACCGTAGAATCCAGTTTTGCTAGTAATAAAGGAAACAACTCCACTCAGCAAGTCGAACAAGTTGCAAATAACTACCTGCCAGAAGAAGCACAGATACTCCAAGAAACACAACCGCAGTATCTAGTTGTCGGTTCGTTTGCAAGTGCAACCCTGGTAACTCCGCTCGTTATGCCCCAAACCAGTAATAACGCTCGTTCCCAAGAACAGACAAATACATTACGGTTTGTCGCCCGGTTGGACGAGCCGCTTTATAGCAATACTGGGGAAATAGCCATTCCCGCAGGAACACAGGTAACTATCGCTATGATTTCGGTTGATAGCACATCAGGTGTGCGTGCCGAAGTCACGGCCATCCTCAAGGACGGAACCGAATACCCTCTATCACCTGGAACGATATCAGTCCTGGGAGAGGCGGGTTCGCCCCTAATCGCCAGACCTTACGACGACAAGGGATCTGAAATTGCCAAATATGATGCCACATTAGGGACAATAGCTGGTCTTGCGAAAGTAGGGGAAATTATTAACCAGCCAGATGAAGAAGTCACAGAAGATTTGCCTTTAGGTGGGACAAGAACCCGCAGCCGCAATAACAACCGGAACCTGGGAGCTGCTTTCCTTGAAGGTGCTTTTGGCAAACTTGGCGAAACAGTCAGCAAGCGTACAGAACGTGCTACTGACGAAATCAACCGCCGTCCCAATGTTTGGTATGTGCCTAAAG